One Thermogemmatispora onikobensis genomic window carries:
- the map gene encoding type I methionyl aminopeptidase, with translation MSSKGVTYRLKSRAEIEAMRAAGEIVWRAHQVAASLVKPGVSTAEIDEAVEAFLAEQGAAPLFKGAPGPVPYPATTCISLNEQIVHGIPGKRRLQEGDIVSIDIGCRLDGWCGDAAVTHAVGQIDAGARRLLQVTESALHLAIELLGQKSRWSEVARAMEQTIRQAGFTVFEQLIGHGIGREMWEPPQVPNFHHRAMDFPLRPGLVIAVEPMVGMGSKQIRILPDHWTIVTADGSLSAHFEHTIALTEDGPQVLTTGSGGLIWG, from the coding sequence ATGAGCAGCAAGGGAGTGACCTATCGCCTGAAGTCGCGCGCTGAGATTGAGGCTATGCGAGCGGCGGGAGAGATCGTCTGGCGGGCCCATCAGGTAGCGGCCTCGCTGGTCAAGCCGGGGGTGAGCACTGCTGAGATCGACGAGGCTGTCGAGGCATTTCTGGCTGAGCAAGGAGCGGCCCCGCTCTTCAAGGGGGCTCCCGGGCCGGTTCCCTATCCGGCAACCACCTGTATCTCCCTCAATGAGCAAATCGTCCACGGTATTCCAGGCAAACGCCGTCTCCAGGAGGGAGACATTGTCAGCATCGATATCGGCTGTCGCCTTGATGGTTGGTGTGGAGACGCCGCGGTGACGCATGCAGTGGGTCAGATCGATGCAGGCGCCAGGCGTCTGCTCCAGGTAACTGAGAGTGCCCTCCATCTGGCTATTGAGCTCTTGGGGCAGAAGTCGCGCTGGTCTGAAGTCGCGCGTGCAATGGAGCAGACCATTCGTCAGGCCGGCTTTACCGTATTTGAGCAATTAATCGGGCATGGCATCGGACGAGAGATGTGGGAGCCGCCGCAGGTGCCCAATTTCCACCATCGGGCGATGGATTTTCCCCTCCGGCCCGGCCTAGTCATCGCCGTTGAGCCGATGGTAGGCATGGGCAGCAAGCAGATCCGTATCCTGCCCGACCACTGGACCATTGTCACGGCTGACGGCTCGCTCAGTGCTCATTTCGAGCATACCATTGCCCTGACAGAAGATGGTCCCCAAGTCCTGACGACCGGGAGTGGTGGTCTCATCTGGGGCTGA
- a CDS encoding WD40/YVTN/BNR-like repeat-containing protein, which produces MREAAGYGDVRRQRQVAPTWLALATLFLLALGSGCLPPGGPPPSPTSPALSAAAQQMQALLMCDERHGWASTQRSVLRTTNGGVHWQDVTPQPEAGTAPQEPVERIVAAYLDAQTAWVALIFQDGATTPIYHTSDGGQSWQRTDVPAPGIGVVQLTFIDALHGWLLVNLGIATNAEAVAIWRTSDGGNHWQRIMQVSAAQARAAQSLTTLPYSGSKSGLAFINTTTGWATGSEPGLKRAWLYVTHDGGQSWQPQSLPLPTGSEKAQIATLPPRFFSGRDGLLPVNIYAAGKASLYFYITHDGGKTWRYGVALPASVIAWSFVSANVGYATDRTTLYVTHDGGQHWSQQLPASPFSDVIQLDFLTATTGWALCLAPPAKTHILRTSDGGQSWQQLK; this is translated from the coding sequence ATGAGGGAAGCAGCAGGATATGGCGATGTCAGGCGGCAGCGGCAGGTTGCTCCAACGTGGCTGGCGCTGGCGACCCTCTTTCTCCTGGCCCTTGGCAGCGGCTGTCTTCCCCCCGGGGGGCCCCCACCCTCGCCGACCTCGCCTGCGCTCAGCGCGGCGGCGCAGCAGATGCAGGCGCTGCTGATGTGCGACGAGCGGCATGGCTGGGCCTCAACCCAGCGCTCTGTCCTGCGCACCACAAATGGCGGAGTGCACTGGCAGGATGTCACGCCTCAGCCCGAGGCTGGCACAGCGCCGCAGGAGCCTGTCGAGCGTATTGTCGCTGCCTATCTGGATGCTCAAACTGCCTGGGTAGCTCTGATTTTCCAGGATGGGGCGACGACTCCCATCTACCATACCAGCGATGGGGGCCAGAGCTGGCAGCGCACAGATGTGCCAGCTCCAGGGATCGGGGTTGTGCAACTGACCTTTATCGATGCCCTCCACGGCTGGCTGCTGGTCAATCTGGGGATTGCCACCAATGCCGAGGCTGTAGCTATCTGGCGCACCAGCGATGGCGGCAACCATTGGCAGCGCATCATGCAGGTCTCCGCGGCCCAGGCACGCGCGGCTCAGAGCCTGACAACCCTCCCCTACAGCGGCAGCAAGTCCGGGCTGGCCTTTATCAATACCACCACCGGCTGGGCCACCGGCAGTGAGCCGGGCCTCAAGCGGGCCTGGCTCTATGTAACGCACGATGGGGGTCAGAGCTGGCAGCCTCAGTCTCTACCGCTGCCTACTGGAAGCGAGAAGGCCCAAATCGCTACCCTGCCGCCGCGTTTCTTCTCTGGTCGTGATGGCCTCTTGCCCGTCAATATCTATGCTGCTGGTAAGGCGAGCCTCTATTTCTACATCACCCACGACGGTGGCAAAACCTGGCGCTATGGGGTTGCACTGCCGGCTTCCGTCATCGCCTGGTCCTTTGTCTCGGCCAATGTCGGCTATGCGACCGACCGCACAACCCTCTATGTGACCCACGATGGGGGACAACACTGGAGCCAGCAGCTACCCGCCAGCCCCTTCAGCGACGTCATTCAACTGGATTTCCTGACGGCCACTACCGGCTGGGCTTTGTGTCTGGCACCCCCGGCCAAAACCCATATTCTGAGGACGAGCGACGGCGGCCAAAGCTGGCAGCAGCTCAAGTAA
- a CDS encoding valine--tRNA ligase, with amino-acid sequence MIEQEKISTIEEKKQLLAALPKAYEPQAVEGKWYRFWEEGGYFKPRPNPQRPPFVISMPPPNVTGVLHVGHALTATIEDIMIRYHRMRGDETLWVPGEDHAGIATQAVVERELAKEGTDRHRLGRAAFLERVWQWVGQYKKRIQNQHRRLGVSCDWSRQRFTLDEGLSRAVREVFVRLYEEGLIYRGERIINWCPRCMSAISDLEVEHEDTPGKLTYVRYPLKPEAGSNAETTEYISVATTRPETILGDTAVAVNPRDERYRALVGRTAILPVIGREIPIIADEAVEMGFGTGAVKVTPFHDPTDFEIGQRHGLPRVQVIGFDGKMTPEAGPYAGLDRFEARKKLVEQLQQEGLIVKIEDYTVPLGHCQRCNTVIEPLVSKQWFVHMKPLATPALNAVKYGQIRILPERFTKIYCDWLENIHDWTISRQLWWGHRIPVWYCDDCGETIASREDVTRCPHCESERLHQDEDVLDTWFSSWLWPFSTLGWPDDTPDLRRYYPTSVMETGYDIIFFWVARMVMAGIHFMGTIPFRVIYLHGLVRDAKGEKMSKSKNNVADPIEVMDQYGTDALRFTLATSSTPGNDMKLVPERIVGNRNFANKIWNASRFVLTATAEIEDGVPPLEALRPRTLADRWIVSRISQLISDVTQLIEEFQFGEAGRRIHEFFWTEYCDWYLEIAKVQLQGDAEARKTTAAILRAVLDTSLRLLHPFMPFVTEEVWQHLYRFSEPEPERWPAPALIVAPWPQAVPAAKDEEAEEDFALLQELITRIRDARNQLGVEPARRIQVLLAAGPKLALLSEQAPLIEFLARTETPRFYERLEPKPQGAMGLLAGPVEIYLPLAGMFDVEKELARLDKEIARTEQEIARFQARLANEEFVKRAKPEVVERERERLSEQEERLAKLRERRAALSS; translated from the coding sequence ATGATTGAGCAGGAGAAGATAAGCACTATCGAAGAGAAAAAGCAGTTGCTTGCGGCCCTACCCAAAGCCTATGAGCCGCAGGCGGTCGAGGGAAAATGGTATCGCTTCTGGGAGGAAGGAGGCTACTTTAAGCCGCGCCCGAATCCACAGCGGCCCCCCTTTGTGATCAGCATGCCGCCCCCGAACGTGACTGGCGTGCTGCATGTGGGGCATGCCCTCACCGCTACCATCGAGGATATTATGATTCGCTACCATCGGATGCGTGGCGATGAAACGCTGTGGGTGCCGGGCGAGGATCACGCTGGCATTGCCACGCAGGCCGTGGTGGAGCGCGAACTGGCTAAGGAGGGAACCGATCGTCATCGTCTGGGTCGCGCCGCCTTCCTCGAACGGGTCTGGCAGTGGGTTGGCCAATATAAGAAGCGCATCCAGAACCAGCACCGCCGCCTCGGCGTCTCCTGCGATTGGTCACGTCAGCGCTTTACCCTGGACGAGGGCCTCTCGCGCGCCGTGCGTGAGGTTTTTGTGCGCCTCTACGAAGAGGGCCTGATCTACCGCGGCGAGCGCATCATTAACTGGTGCCCGCGCTGCATGAGCGCCATCTCTGATCTGGAGGTGGAGCACGAGGATACCCCTGGCAAGCTGACCTACGTGCGCTATCCGCTCAAGCCCGAGGCCGGGAGCAACGCTGAGACAACCGAGTATATCAGTGTGGCCACCACACGCCCGGAGACGATCCTCGGCGATACGGCGGTGGCGGTCAACCCGCGTGACGAGCGCTATCGCGCTTTGGTGGGGCGCACCGCCATTCTGCCGGTCATTGGGCGCGAGATTCCCATCATCGCCGATGAGGCTGTGGAAATGGGCTTCGGCACCGGCGCGGTCAAGGTGACGCCCTTCCACGATCCAACCGATTTCGAGATCGGCCAGCGCCACGGCCTGCCGCGTGTGCAGGTCATCGGCTTCGATGGCAAGATGACCCCCGAGGCCGGTCCCTACGCCGGTTTGGATCGCTTTGAGGCGCGCAAGAAGCTGGTCGAGCAGCTCCAGCAGGAGGGTCTGATCGTCAAGATCGAGGATTACACGGTCCCTCTGGGCCACTGCCAGCGCTGCAATACGGTGATTGAGCCGCTGGTCTCGAAGCAGTGGTTCGTGCACATGAAGCCGCTGGCCACGCCGGCGCTGAACGCGGTCAAGTATGGCCAGATTCGCATCCTGCCTGAGCGCTTTACGAAAATCTACTGTGATTGGCTGGAGAACATCCACGACTGGACGATCTCGCGCCAGCTCTGGTGGGGCCATCGCATTCCAGTCTGGTACTGCGATGACTGCGGCGAGACGATCGCCAGTCGCGAGGATGTGACGCGCTGTCCCCATTGCGAGAGTGAACGCCTGCATCAGGATGAGGATGTGCTCGATACCTGGTTCTCGTCCTGGCTGTGGCCGTTCAGTACGCTCGGCTGGCCCGACGATACGCCGGACCTCCGTCGCTACTATCCAACCTCGGTGATGGAGACGGGCTACGACATCATCTTCTTCTGGGTGGCGCGCATGGTGATGGCCGGCATCCATTTCATGGGGACGATCCCCTTCCGCGTCATCTACCTGCACGGCCTGGTGCGCGACGCCAAGGGCGAGAAGATGAGCAAGTCGAAGAACAACGTCGCCGATCCAATCGAGGTGATGGATCAGTACGGCACCGACGCCCTGCGCTTCACTCTGGCCACCAGCAGTACGCCCGGCAACGATATGAAGCTGGTGCCCGAGCGCATCGTGGGCAACCGCAATTTCGCCAATAAGATCTGGAACGCCTCGCGCTTTGTCTTGACAGCGACCGCCGAGATTGAGGACGGCGTGCCTCCCCTGGAGGCCCTCCGCCCCCGCACCCTGGCCGATCGCTGGATCGTGAGCCGCATCTCGCAGCTGATCAGCGATGTGACACAATTGATTGAGGAGTTCCAGTTTGGCGAAGCCGGTCGCCGTATCCATGAGTTCTTCTGGACCGAATACTGCGACTGGTATCTGGAGATCGCCAAGGTGCAGCTCCAGGGCGACGCCGAGGCCCGCAAGACGACGGCGGCGATTCTGCGCGCGGTGCTCGATACCTCGCTGCGCCTTCTCCACCCCTTCATGCCCTTTGTGACAGAGGAGGTGTGGCAGCATCTCTACCGCTTCAGCGAGCCGGAGCCAGAGCGCTGGCCGGCCCCGGCCCTGATCGTGGCCCCCTGGCCGCAGGCTGTGCCAGCCGCCAAAGACGAGGAGGCCGAGGAGGACTTCGCCCTCTTGCAGGAGCTGATCACGCGCATCCGCGACGCGCGCAATCAGCTCGGCGTGGAGCCGGCCCGCCGCATTCAGGTGCTGCTGGCCGCTGGCCCGAAGCTCGCCCTCCTCAGCGAGCAGGCGCCCTTGATTGAGTTTCTGGCACGCACAGAGACGCCGCGCTTCTATGAGCGTCTGGAGCCAAAGCCACAAGGGGCAATGGGCCTGCTGGCTGGACCGGTGGAGATCTACCTGCCGCTGGCTGGGATGTTCGACGTGGAGAAGGAGCTGGCGCGCCTTGATAAGGAGATCGCCCGTACGGAGCAGGAGATTGCCCGCTTCCAGGCGCGGCTGGCCAACGAGGAGTTCGTCAAGCGGGCCAAGCCCGAGGTGGTGGAGCGCGAGCGTGAGCGCCTCAGCGAGCAAGAGGAGCGACTGGCCAAGCTGCGTGAGCGTCGCGCAGCTCTGAGCAGCTAA
- the pdo gene encoding protein disulfide oxidoreductase, whose amino-acid sequence MALIEASDQEKIRELFKELDGEVTITYFTQRESPLLIPGHECQFCKETRELLEEVASLSEKIHLQVKDFYRDEAEARQRQIERIPAFLLEGKARGRLRFFGIPAGYEFSTLIEDIRRLSRGETALSPQTQQQLQSLQQDLHIQVFVTPTCPYCPRMALLAHALAMASERVTADVVEISEFVDLAQRYRVQGVPKTVINDQLEILGAVPETRLMQQIMQTFAPEAAQSSQASQSQR is encoded by the coding sequence ATGGCTTTGATTGAAGCAAGCGATCAGGAAAAGATTCGCGAGCTTTTCAAAGAGCTGGATGGTGAGGTGACGATTACCTACTTCACGCAGCGCGAGTCGCCGCTGCTCATCCCGGGCCATGAATGCCAGTTCTGCAAAGAGACCCGCGAGCTTCTGGAAGAGGTGGCCAGCCTCTCGGAGAAGATCCATCTTCAGGTGAAGGATTTTTATCGCGATGAGGCCGAGGCCAGGCAGCGCCAGATAGAGCGCATTCCGGCCTTTCTCCTGGAGGGCAAGGCCAGGGGACGCCTGCGCTTCTTCGGTATTCCAGCTGGTTACGAGTTCAGCACGCTGATCGAGGATATCCGCAGGCTGTCGCGCGGCGAAACAGCGCTTAGTCCACAGACGCAGCAACAATTACAGTCGCTGCAGCAAGATCTGCATATTCAGGTGTTTGTCACACCAACCTGCCCTTACTGCCCACGGATGGCGCTGTTGGCCCATGCGCTGGCCATGGCCAGCGAGCGCGTAACGGCGGATGTCGTCGAGATTTCCGAATTCGTCGATCTGGCACAGCGCTACCGCGTCCAGGGAGTGCCTAAGACAGTGATTAACGACCAGCTAGAGATTCTGGGAGCGGTGCCCGAGACGCGGCTGATGCAGCAGATCATGCAGACCTTCGCTCCCGAGGCAGCCCAGTCTTCTCAGGCGTCTCAGTCCCAACGATGA
- a CDS encoding GtrA family protein, producing MKNTITQDRQDDLLDLIALVEHSTQPQPAVAASGTGAGSSQGSAPGLPSYQPTSLALVNRFLSLVDDLTGGKAGWFQRLFTYLFIGGAAAVVNMIVFYIMFYRMAIPVNSTLHNAIANVTAAEISIIANFMANDYFTFRHLPGHQRSWWQRCLRFHLTAAVGSLLNFCIELSLTNLAHVPALLSQAIAIFLVLIYNFSFHHIFTYRGVSAAH from the coding sequence ATGAAGAATACTATCACGCAAGATCGTCAGGACGACCTACTGGATTTGATTGCTCTGGTTGAACACAGCACGCAGCCACAGCCGGCAGTCGCGGCCAGTGGGACCGGGGCCGGCTCTTCTCAAGGCTCGGCTCCCGGCTTGCCGAGCTATCAGCCAACCTCGCTGGCTCTGGTGAATCGCTTCCTCTCCCTCGTTGATGACCTCACTGGCGGCAAGGCTGGCTGGTTTCAGCGGCTCTTCACTTACCTTTTCATTGGTGGTGCAGCTGCTGTCGTCAATATGATCGTTTTCTATATTATGTTCTATCGCATGGCTATACCGGTTAATAGTACGCTGCACAATGCCATTGCTAACGTCACTGCCGCTGAAATCTCAATTATTGCCAATTTCATGGCCAACGATTACTTTACCTTCCGCCATCTTCCAGGCCATCAGCGCTCGTGGTGGCAGCGCTGCCTGCGCTTTCACCTCACGGCTGCTGTTGGCAGCCTGTTGAATTTCTGTATTGAGCTGAGCCTGACCAACCTGGCGCATGTGCCAGCGCTCCTGTCGCAGGCCATCGCGATTTTCCTGGTTCTGATCTACAATTTCTCCTTTCATCACATCTTTACCTACAGAGGAGTGAGTGCGGCCCATTGA
- a CDS encoding MBL fold metallo-hydrolase encodes MQIEQFFIEGLGHQSYVVSDGRSGQAAVVDPRRDVDVYLEAAARSQVRITHILETHIHNDYVTGGRELAARTGATIVASADAHLLYPHQPVRDGERFRVGELTFQALATPGHTPEHTSYLVYQPESSQPYALFSGGSMLVGSAGRTDLLGPELTLTLTRQQYHSLLRLLQTLPDSVLVYPTHGAGSFCVASAVGARRSTTIGQERLANPVVQARDEAEFVRRQLASYTAYPHYYRYMHDINQKGPRILGGLPELPPRSPQEVQRWLQQGLPLIDGRSRTEFAREYIPGSLNIELDSSFATYVGWLLPFNTPLLLLIEDEEGRREAVVQLIRIGYEQAQGYLAGGIAAWKAAALPTSSFEQIDIDTLYRRWKSQPSLTVLDVRRDDEWQQGHIPGALHVHIGDLPQHLESLPRHTPLAVVCHSGHRASIAASMLAATGREVVAVDGGVPDWQARGLPLESEPAEEAALPSAEDLATHAHP; translated from the coding sequence ATGCAAATCGAACAGTTCTTCATTGAAGGTCTGGGGCATCAATCCTACGTTGTCAGCGACGGGCGCAGCGGCCAGGCGGCGGTGGTTGACCCCCGTCGCGACGTCGACGTCTACCTGGAAGCCGCAGCGCGCTCGCAGGTGCGCATTACCCACATTCTGGAGACGCACATTCACAACGACTACGTCACTGGTGGGCGCGAGCTGGCAGCTCGCACTGGCGCCACCATTGTCGCCAGTGCTGATGCCCACCTGCTGTATCCTCACCAGCCCGTGCGCGACGGCGAGCGCTTCCGCGTGGGCGAGCTGACTTTCCAGGCCCTGGCGACCCCGGGCCACACCCCTGAGCACACGAGCTACCTGGTGTATCAGCCGGAGAGCAGTCAGCCCTATGCGCTCTTCAGTGGTGGCAGCATGCTCGTCGGCAGCGCAGGCCGCACCGACCTGCTCGGTCCCGAGCTGACCCTGACCTTGACGCGCCAGCAATACCACTCGCTGCTGCGTCTCTTGCAGACCTTGCCTGACAGCGTGCTGGTTTACCCGACCCACGGCGCTGGCTCCTTCTGCGTGGCGAGCGCTGTCGGCGCCAGGCGCAGCACTACTATCGGCCAGGAGCGTCTGGCTAATCCTGTGGTCCAGGCGCGCGACGAAGCCGAATTTGTGCGCCGCCAGCTTGCCAGCTACACCGCCTACCCGCACTATTACCGCTACATGCACGATATCAATCAGAAGGGTCCGCGCATCCTGGGCGGGTTGCCGGAGCTGCCGCCGCGCTCGCCACAGGAGGTGCAGCGCTGGCTGCAGCAGGGCCTGCCACTGATCGACGGTCGCTCCCGCACAGAGTTCGCTCGTGAATATATACCTGGCTCCTTGAATATCGAGCTAGATAGCTCCTTCGCCACGTACGTCGGCTGGCTGCTGCCCTTCAATACGCCGCTGTTGCTGCTGATCGAGGATGAGGAGGGTCGACGTGAGGCGGTGGTGCAGCTGATCCGCATTGGTTACGAACAGGCTCAAGGCTACCTGGCTGGCGGCATCGCGGCCTGGAAGGCTGCCGCTCTGCCTACAAGCAGCTTCGAACAGATCGATATTGATACGCTCTACCGACGCTGGAAGAGCCAGCCCTCGCTGACCGTGCTGGATGTGCGCCGCGATGATGAGTGGCAGCAAGGCCATATTCCGGGCGCGCTCCACGTGCACATCGGCGACCTCCCCCAGCATCTGGAGAGCCTGCCGCGCCATACGCCTCTGGCGGTCGTCTGCCACTCCGGCCACCGCGCCTCGATCGCAGCCAGCATGCTGGCGGCCACAGGACGCGAGGTGGTGGCTGTCGATGGGGGTGTGCCCGATTGGCAGGCCCGTGGTCTACCGCTGGAGAGCGAGCCGGCAGAGGAAGCCGCTCTGCCGTCGGCAGAGGATCTGGCGACGCATGCTCATCCGTGA
- a CDS encoding rhodanese-like domain-containing protein gives MFERFLRRSEEAQSVSTIDVREAWERLARTDGETVLIDVREPWEYRSGHAPRAVNIPLGQLAARVNEVPRDREVLLICLSGHRSAQAARLLQRLGLSHVVNIKGGITSWRLHGLPVE, from the coding sequence ATGTTTGAACGATTCCTACGACGCTCCGAAGAAGCGCAGAGCGTGTCGACGATCGATGTCCGCGAAGCCTGGGAGCGCCTGGCTCGCACGGATGGTGAGACGGTTTTGATCGATGTGCGCGAACCGTGGGAATATCGCAGCGGCCACGCGCCGCGCGCTGTCAATATTCCCCTCGGACAACTGGCCGCCCGCGTCAACGAGGTACCGCGCGATCGCGAGGTGCTGTTGATCTGTCTGAGCGGTCACCGCAGCGCCCAGGCAGCCAGGCTGCTTCAACGCCTGGGTCTCTCGCACGTCGTCAACATCAAAGGCGGGATCACGAGCTGGCGCCTGCATGGGCTGCCCGTCGAATAG
- a CDS encoding calcium:proton antiporter produces MSRWFYSLLLFAVLAVALEWLHVEIPPLLRFGCAALGILPLAALIGRAVEAVAEHTGERIGGLLFATFGNVTELIIGLFALSEGLVDVVRASIIGSILGNILLVLGVATMVGCLKHGRLRFETRPASQYASLLALCIAGLLLPAVAELLASRAGQSHIVERGIQLSDFIAVLLLLGYLASILFSVFRFRDHPAEGVEESGESFEPVLGARSEAALLRLLSYRQHLAHSNLPNKSGVLRELDRTLQAMVSAERAEATPAAAAGSPSPTPATGTGDAPSEQREATRGTARQQSAPPSEAAGEKKPNLWLALLLLAAATAGVAIVSDILVASIEPFTELLGWNPAFVGLVFLPLIGGLPEYFNTINMALDKRMGMVLAASAGSSIQIALLVAPILVLGSLLAPQRLDLVFSIVEIAVLALGAFLFSEITHDGELVWLEGLLLILLYAIMGGTVFLFGA; encoded by the coding sequence ATGTCGCGTTGGTTCTACAGTCTCTTGCTCTTCGCGGTTCTGGCAGTGGCCCTGGAGTGGCTGCACGTGGAGATTCCTCCACTGCTACGCTTTGGATGCGCCGCGTTGGGCATTCTCCCGCTGGCGGCACTGATCGGGCGGGCTGTCGAGGCCGTGGCTGAGCATACGGGCGAGCGCATTGGGGGTTTACTGTTCGCGACCTTTGGGAATGTGACCGAGCTGATTATTGGCCTCTTTGCGCTGAGTGAAGGGCTGGTCGATGTGGTGCGCGCCTCGATCATCGGCTCTATTCTGGGCAATATTCTGCTGGTCCTCGGCGTAGCCACGATGGTGGGCTGCCTTAAGCATGGGCGGCTGCGCTTTGAGACGCGCCCGGCCAGCCAGTACGCTTCACTGCTCGCGCTCTGTATCGCCGGCCTGCTGTTGCCAGCGGTTGCCGAGCTGCTGGCTTCGCGCGCCGGTCAGAGCCATATTGTTGAGCGCGGCATCCAGCTCTCCGACTTTATTGCCGTCCTGCTGCTCCTCGGCTACCTGGCCTCGATCCTCTTCAGCGTCTTTCGCTTTCGCGACCATCCTGCGGAGGGAGTGGAGGAGAGCGGAGAGAGCTTTGAGCCAGTGCTTGGGGCGCGCTCTGAGGCAGCTCTCCTGCGCCTCCTCAGCTATCGCCAGCATCTGGCCCATAGCAATCTGCCGAACAAGAGCGGCGTACTGCGCGAGCTGGACCGCACCCTTCAGGCGATGGTCTCCGCGGAGCGGGCAGAAGCGACTCCTGCGGCTGCCGCTGGATCACCGTCTCCAACACCGGCAACCGGAACCGGGGACGCGCCCAGTGAACAGAGGGAGGCCACGCGCGGGACAGCCAGGCAGCAGTCGGCCCCTCCTTCAGAGGCCGCCGGCGAGAAAAAGCCTAATCTCTGGCTGGCATTGCTCTTGTTGGCCGCCGCCACTGCCGGGGTGGCTATCGTCTCGGACATCCTGGTTGCCTCGATCGAGCCATTCACAGAGCTGCTTGGCTGGAATCCAGCCTTCGTCGGCCTGGTCTTCCTCCCTCTGATTGGTGGGCTGCCGGAGTATTTCAACACCATCAATATGGCACTGGATAAGCGGATGGGCATGGTGCTGGCCGCCTCCGCTGGCTCGTCCATCCAGATCGCGCTCCTGGTGGCGCCGATTTTGGTGCTGGGCAGCCTGCTGGCCCCTCAGCGTCTGGACCTGGTCTTTAGCATCGTGGAGATTGCAGTTTTGGCTCTGGGAGCTTTCTTGTTCAGCGAGATTACACACGATGGTGAGCTGGTCTGGCTGGAAGGACTGCTCTTGATCTTGCTCTACGCTATCATGGGCGGCACCGTCTTTCTCTTCGGCGCCTGA